In a genomic window of Glycine max cultivar Williams 82 chromosome 13, Glycine_max_v4.0, whole genome shotgun sequence:
- the LOC102663281 gene encoding WRKY DNA-binding transcription factor 70, whose protein sequence is MENQNQLPNGKNAMEEELIRGRDMANQILEVLAHDKDEGSTNSKSVLPFVEDLVRKVLCSFTNTLLLLNSNNDVSYEVVASIAPKHVSSSTSSPKLESSDETCKSLMNTKTRRRGYKRKSIAPAWEKDSSILIEDGYVWRKYGQKMTLNAKYLRSYYRCSHKNDQGCQAMKQVQRIQDNPPLYRTTYYGHHTCRSPLNPEIILEPISPSASSTLLSFNNSFQRQQESPFPSSLLASTKQEPVEVIQDYHSAQNQLSSPEDLLLYDYDFFFDYSKRVASLSSTETVEFENVYEQFGF, encoded by the exons ATGGAGAATCAGAATCAGCTTCCAAATGGCAAAAATGCAATGGAAGAAGAACTAATTAGAGGGCGTGACATGGCAAATCAGATTCTTGAAGTACTTGCTCATGATAAGGATGAAGGGTCAACAAACTCAAAGTCAGTGTTACCATTTGTTGAAGATCTTGTGCGCAAGGTCTTGTGTTCATTCACAAATACCCTTTTGCTTTTGAACTCCAATAACGATGTCTCCTATGAGGTGGTGGCATCTATTGCTCCCAAACATGTCTCTTCGTCCACGAGTTCCCCAAAGCTGGAGTCTTCGGATGAAACCTGCAAGAGTCTCATGAACACTAAAACTAGAAGAAGAGGCTACAAGCGAAA atcaaTTGCGCCAGCTTGGGAGAAGGACAGCTCAATACTGATTGAAGATGGTTATGTATGGAGAAAGTATGGACAAAAAATGACATTGAACGCCAAATACCTTAG GAGCTACTACAGGTGCTCTCACAAGAATGATCAGGGATGCCAAGCAATGAAACAGGTGCAAAGAATTCAAGATAACCCTCCATTGTACCGAACAACCTATTATGGCCATCATACTTGTAGAAGCCCTTTGAATCCCGAGATTATTTTGGAACCTATTTCTCCCTCTGCTTCTTCCACCTTACTTAGCTTTAATAATAGTTTTCAAAGACAACAAGAAAGCCCGTTTCCCTCATCACTACTTGCATCAACCAAACAAGAGCCCGTGGAAGTGATTCAAGATTATCATAGTGCTCAAAATCAGTTGTCCTCACCTGAAGATCTCCTATTATacgattatgattttttttttgactaTTCGAAGCGTGTGGCCTCGCTATCATCCACTGAAACCGTTGAATTTGAGAATGTTTATGAGCAGTTTGGATTTTGA